Within Candidatus Methylomirabilota bacterium, the genomic segment GGCACCGGGCGCTCGGCCACGTGGACCGAGCTCGCCGGCTTCGGCGCGAGCCCCGACGACACCAAGAAGAGCTGGGACGAGTTCGTGCGCTGCCTGCCGAAGATGTGGATGCAGGAGAAGTTCGCGTACCGGGGCGAGTTCTGGTCCATGCCCGAGCGCACGATCCTGCCGAAGGTCTACCAGCGGCCGCACCCGCCGATGTGGGTGGCCGTGACGAGCCCCGGCACCGAGCTCGACGCCGCCGACCGCGGCCTCGGGAGCCTCGGCCTCACGTTCGGCCAGTTCGCCGAGCAGGAGAAGCGCATCGCCGAGTACCGGCGGCGGATCCAGCTCTGCGAGCCCGTCGGCGCGTTCGTCAACGACCAGGTCTCGAGCGTCAACTTCCTCTACTGCCACGAGGACGACGCCGTCGGCCAGGCCACCGGCAGGCGGATGGCCGACGCCTTCAACTACCTCGCGTCGCAGCTCATCTCGGCGCGCGAGGCGTACCCGTCGAAGTCCTACCAGTCGCTCGGCCTCCTGCCGCAGCTCCGCCGCCAGGCGACCGGGCCCGACGCCGGCGGGCAGGTGGGCGAGGGGCTCTGCATGGGCGGCCCCGAGCGGATCATCCGCGCGCTCAAGGGGTGGGAGGCCGTCGGCGTGGACCGCGTGAACTTCCTCCTGAATACGCTCGAGCTGATTCCCCAGGCCGACGTGCTCGCGAGCCTTCGCCTCTTCGCGCGCGAGGTCATGCCCGCGCTCAACGGGAGCAAGGCCTGATGCCGCTCTACGGCGAGCTCGCCCTCGCGGCCGTGGACGGCCGCCTACCGGAGCTCCGCGACCTCGACACCGACGCCTGGGAGCTGCCGAAGGCGGAGATCCTCCACATCGGCTGGGAGGTGCCGGATGCGAGCCGCGCGCTCCTCCCGCGCTCGATGCACCCCGCGATCCCCGCGTACGTCACGGCGGTCGTCACGCGCTATCCCGCGAGCCCGGTCGGGCCCTTCGAGCTCGCGCAGGTGCGTCTCATGGCGCGCGCGGGCGCCCACCCGCGAGGCTACGTGCTGGGCGCGGTGGCGACGACCGATGCGGCGGTGACGGCACTCAGGGAGCGCTGGGGCTTCCCCGCGCGCCGCGGCGAGGTCGCGCTCCGCCGGTACTACGATCGTGTCGTCGGCGCCGTGAGCGTCGCGGGCGAGACGATCCTCGACGTGGCGCTGCGCGACCCCGAGACGATCTCGGGCGGCGACGTGCAGTACATCCACTCGGTCACCCTCGGGCGCGTGGACGGGCGGCCCACGCTGGTCCAGGTGGACCCCCACTACACCTTCCACAAGGCCGAGCGCGGCCGGCCCGCCGTCGGCCGGTTCGACGCGGCGGCGTGGAACGCGGGGCCGATCACGCTCGAGTGGCCGATCGCGGCGACCGTGACGACGTGCGACACCGACCTCCCGCGGATCCGGTTCGTGATGGATCCCGAGATCCCGGTGGTCCGGGGTACCCGGAGGATCCGCTGACGTGCCCGACGCGCTGATCGCGGGCGTGCACGAGTTCCCCGAGCGCAAGACGGCGAAGAGCGTGCTCGAGATCCAGGCGATCTCGGCGCGCGCGGCGCTGACCGACGCCGGGCTCGCGCCGAAGGACGTGGACGGCTACTTCACGATCGGGACGAACCCGGGCGTGGGGCCGCTCGCCACGGTCGATTACCTGAACCTGCGGCCGAGATACGTGGACGGCACCACGATCGGCGGCTCGTCCTTCGTCGCGCACGTCAACCACGCCGCCGCGGCCATCGCCGAGGGCCGCTGCCGCGTCGCGCTCATCACGTACGGCTCGACGTCGCGCTCGTCGGGCATCGCCGTCGGCACGCGCGAGCGGATCGCCGGCGAGTACGTGGACCAGTTCGAGGGTCTCTACGGAACGTCGACGGTCGGCCTCTACGCGCTCGTGGCGCGGCGCCACATGCACGTCTACGGCACGACGTCGGCGCAGCTCGCCGAGATCGCCGTCGCGTGCCGGCGCCACGCGGGCCTCAACCCGGTCGCGCTCTACCGCGACCCGATCACCGTCGCGGACGTCCTCAAGTCGCCGATGATCTCGTCGCCGCTCCACCTGCTCGACTGCTGCGTCATCACCGACGGCGGCGGCGCCGTCGTCGTGGTCCACCCGGACCTCGCGCGCGACGTCCGGAAGCCGCCGGTGAGGCTCCTCGCCGCCGCCGAGGCCGTCGCCCACACCCAGGCCGGCCATCGCGACTACCTGACGACCGCGGCCGCCCAGACGGGGCCGCGCGCGGTCGCGGAGGCCGGCGTCTCGCACCACGACATCGACATGGCGATGATCTACGACTCGTTCACGATCACGGTCCTCATGACGCTCGAGGACCTCGGCTTCTGCAAGAAGGGCGAGGGCGGCGCGTTCGTCTCGGGCGGGCGGCTCCAGCTCGGCGGCGAGCTGCCGATCAACACCGACGGCGGCGGCCTCTCGTCGAACCATCCGGGGATGCGCGGCATCTTCCTCGTCATCGAGGCGGTGAAGCAGCTCCGCGGGGAGTGCGGCGAGCGCCAGGTGAAGGACTGCCGCGTGGCGCTCGTCCACGGCACGGGCGGCGCGCTCGGCACGCGCCACTCCGGCGCCACGCTGATCCTCGGGAGGGCCTGAGCGTGGCCGAGTACGCGAAGCCGCTGCCCGAGATCACCGCCGAGTCGCGCCCGTTCTGGGAGGGGTGCAAGCGCCACCAGTTCCTCGTCCAGCGCTGCCGCGCGTGCGGCGCGCGCCAGCACTACCCGCGCGGGATCTGCGCGGCGTGCTGGAGCGACGACATCGAGTGGCTGCCGAGCTCGGGGCGCGGGACCGTGTACTCGTTCACCGTCACCTACCGGACGCAGGCGCGGGGCTTCAGGGACGAGCTGCCGTACGTCCTCGCCTACGTCGAGCTCGAGGAGGGTGTTCAGGTCCTGACCAACATCGTCGGCGGCGATCCGGAGAAGCTCGTGATCGGGATGCCCGTGCGGGTCGTCTTCGAGGACGTCAACGCCGACGTCAGCATTCCGCGCTTCACCCCGGTCGGTTGACGGCCGCCCGGCCCTGGCGTATAAGCGAGCAACTTTGCCGATCCTCACGGTTCGCGACCTCACGCTCCACTTCGGGGGCATCGTCGCCCTCGAGTCCGTTTCCTTCGACGTGGACGAGGGTCAGATCGTCGGGCTCATCGGGCCGAACGGCGCGGGCAAGACGACGCTCTTCAACTGTCTCTCGCGCCTGTACACGCCGGACCGCGGCGAGGTCCGGTTCGAGGGCCGCCCGCTCCTCGCGCACGCGCCGCACCGGATCGCGGAGCTCGGCATCGGCCGGACGTTCCAGAACCTCGCGCTCTTCCCGACGCTCACGGTGCTCCAGAACGTCATGATCGGCGTCCACGCCCGGACGCGCAGCGATTTCCTGTCGAATGCGCTGCGCCTGCCGTGGGTCGGCCGCGAGGAGGCGGCGATCCGCGCCGGGGCGCGCGAGGTGCTCGCGTTCCTCGACCTCGAGGCCGTCGCCGACCACCCCGCGGCGGGGCTGCCGTTCGGCACCCTCAAGCGCGTCGAGCTGGCGCGGGCGCTGGCCGGCGGGCCGAAGCTCCTCCTGGCCGACGAGCCCGCGAGCGGCCTGAACCACGAGGAGGTCGCCGCGCTCGCCAAGCTGCTGCGCGCGATCCGCGACGCGCGCGGCGTCACGGTGCTGCTGGTCGAGCATCACATGGGGCTCGTCATGCAGGTTTCCGACAACGTCGTGGTCCTCGACTTCGGCCGGAAGATCGCCGAGGGGCCGCCGGCCGCGGTCCAGAAGAACCCCGACGTGATCCGCGCCTATCTCGGCACCGAGGAGCGGGCGCGCGGCGGCGCCGCCTGATGGCGCTGCTCGAGGTCGAGGGGCTCGAGGCCCAGTACGGCTGGACGAAGGTCCTCCACGGCCTCGCCTTCGCCGTCGAGGAGGGCGGGATCACGACGATCCTCGGCGCCAACGGCGCGGGCAAGACGACGACGCTCCGCGCGGTCTGCGGGATGGTGAAGACCGCGGGAGAGGTCCGCTTCGACGGCCACCGCATCGCCGGCCGGGCGACCGAGGACATCGTGCGCCTCGGCATCGCCCACGTGCCCGAGGGCCGCGGCACCTTCATGCAGCTCACGGTCGAGGAAAATCTGAGATTGGGCGCCTACGCGCGCCGGGGGAGGGGGACGCTCGCCGGCGACCTGCGGCGCGTCTTCGAGTACTTCCCGGTGCTCGGCGAGCGGCGCGGCCAGATCGCGGGCAGCCTCTCGGGCGGCGAGCAGCAGCTGCTCGCCGTGGCGCGCGCCCTCATGCTGCGGCCGCGCCTCCTGCTCCTCGACGAGCCCTCGCTCGGGCTCGCGCCGCTCGTCGTGCGCGAGATCTTCCGCATCGTGCGCGCGATCAATCGCGAGGAGCGGGTGGCCGTCCTGCTGGTGGAGCAGAACGCCGCGATGGCGCTCGACCTCGCCGACCACGCATACCTCCTCGAGACCGGGCGCGTCGTCATGTCGGGCCCGGCCGGCGACCTCAAGAAGGACGACGCCATCCGGCGCTCGTACCTCGGGTACTGAGGGTGGACATCTTCGTCCAGCAGGTGGTCTCGGGGCTCTCAACGGGCGGGATCTACGGGAGCCTCGCGCTCGCGCTCGTCATGATCTACCAGGCGACCGACGTGGTGAACTACGCGCAGGGCGAGATGGCGATGTTCAGCACCTACCTCGCGTGGACGATGATCAACGCGGGGCTCCCCTACTGGGTCGCGTTCTTCGCCACGCTGACGGTCGCGTTCGTCGGCGGGCTCCTGATCGAGCGCGTCGTCATCCGGCCCGTCGAGCGCGCGCCTCTGCTCACGATCGTCATCGTCTGCATCGGGCTCCTCGTGATCCTGAACAGCGTGGCCGGCTGGATCTACTCGTACATCCAGAAGCCGTTCCCGAGCCCGTTCCCCGAGAAGCCGATCCAGATCGGCAACGTCTTCTTCGGCGCCCACGACATCGGCGCGCTCGGCGTCACGCTGGTCGTCCTCCTCTTCCTCTACGTCTTCTTCCGCTACACGACGCTCGGCCTCGCCATGCGCGCGGCGGCCCAGAACCCGACGTCGAGCCGCCTGTGCGGGATCCGCGTGGGCTGGATGCTGGGGGTGGGCTGGGGGCTCGCCGCGCTCGTCGGCGCCGTGGCCGGCATGATGGTCGCGCCGGTCGTCTTCCTCGACCCGAACATGATGGCGGGCATCCTGATCTATGCGTTCGCCTCCGCCACGCTCGGCGGCTTCACGAGCCCCCTGGGCGCGGTCGTGGGCGGCCTGCTGGTCGGCGTCATCGAGAACCTCGTGGGGACGTACGTGAGCTTCATCGGCACCGAGCTGAAGCTGACCGTCGCCCTCGCCGTGATCCTCATCGTCCTCGTCGTGAAGCCGAGCGGCCTCTTCGGGCGGGTCGCGGTGCACCGCGTGTGACGGGCGCCGGTGTCCGGCGGGCGGGCGTCCTGGCGGCCGTCGCGGTCGCCTGCGCCTTGCCCCTCTTCGTGTCCAACTTCCGCCTGTTCCAGTTCACGCAGGTCGGGATCTACGCGATCGCGCTGCTCGGCCTCAACGTCCTGACGGGCTTCAACGGTCAGATCTCGCTCGGCCACGGCGCCTTCTACGCGCTCGGCGCCTACACGACCGCGATCATGATCGACAAGTGGAGCGTGCCGTACGGCTGGACGATCCCGGTCGCGGGCTTCCTCTGCCTGGTCGTCGGCTTTCTCTTCGGCATCCCGGCGCTCCGGCTCGAAGGCCTCTATCTCGCGCTCGCGACCTTCGCGCTCGCCCTCGCGATCCCGCAGATCCTCAAGTACTTCGAGCACTGGACGGGCGGCTCGCAGGGCATCGTGCTCAGCAAACCCAAGGCGCCGTTCGGTCTCAAGCTCTCGCCGGACCAGTGGCTCTACTTCGTCACGCTGGCCGTGCTGCTCGTGCTCTTCTGGCTCGGCGCGAACCTCCTCCGAGGCCGCACGGGTCGGGCCATCGTGGCGATCCGCGACAATCCGATCGCCGCCCAGGCGATGGGCGTGAACAACGCGCTCTACAAGTCGCTCACCTTCGGCGTCAGCGCCGCGTACACCGGTGTCGCGGGCGCGCTCAGCGCGCTCGCCATCGCCTTCGTGGCGCCCGACGCCTTCAACGTGTTCCTCTCCATCACGCTCCTCGTCGGCATCGTCATCGGGGGGCTCGCGTCGATCACCGGCGCCGTCTTCGGCGCGCTCTTCATCCAGTTCGTCCCCAACTGGGCCCAGGACATCTCGAAGGCCGCGCCCTGGGCCATCTATGGTATTTTCCTGATCCTCTTCATGTACGCGATGCCGCGGGGCATCGCCGGGTCGCTCCGGCTCGCGTGGGTACGGCTCGCCCGGGCCCGCGCAGGAACGGGCAGGGCGGGCTGAGGGTTTTTCCGGAGAGGGACGGTCAACGCTCGAACAGGAGGGCACCATGATGCGGAGGAGTTTTGTCGCGCTCGCCGTCGTCGCCGCGCTGGCGTCGGTCGCCGCGCCCGTGGCCGCGCAGACACCCGGCGTGACGGCGACCGAGATCAAGATCGGCAACACCAACCCGTACAGCGGCCCGGCCTCCGCGTACGGCACCATCGGCAAGGCCATCGGCGGCTACTTCAAGAAGGTGAACGAGGAAGGCGGCATCAACGGCCGCAAGATCAACTACATCACCTACGACGACGGCTACAGCCCGCCGAAGACCGTCGAGATGGTGCGGAAGCT encodes:
- a CDS encoding thiolase domain-containing protein: MPDALIAGVHEFPERKTAKSVLEIQAISARAALTDAGLAPKDVDGYFTIGTNPGVGPLATVDYLNLRPRYVDGTTIGGSSFVAHVNHAAAAIAEGRCRVALITYGSTSRSSGIAVGTRERIAGEYVDQFEGLYGTSTVGLYALVARRHMHVYGTTSAQLAEIAVACRRHAGLNPVALYRDPITVADVLKSPMISSPLHLLDCCVITDGGGAVVVVHPDLARDVRKPPVRLLAAAEAVAHTQAGHRDYLTTAAAQTGPRAVAEAGVSHHDIDMAMIYDSFTITVLMTLEDLGFCKKGEGGAFVSGGRLQLGGELPINTDGGGLSSNHPGMRGIFLVIEAVKQLRGECGERQVKDCRVALVHGTGGALGTRHSGATLILGRA
- a CDS encoding LLM class flavin-dependent oxidoreductase, whose product is MKFGLFYELSVPRPWTRETERTVYDNALEQVRLADELGFDQVWAVEHHFLEEYSHCPAPELFLTACAMITKKIRVGHGIIVCVPEFNHPIKIAERTAVLDILSGGRLEVGTGRSATWTELAGFGASPDDTKKSWDEFVRCLPKMWMQEKFAYRGEFWSMPERTILPKVYQRPHPPMWVAVTSPGTELDAADRGLGSLGLTFGQFAEQEKRIAEYRRRIQLCEPVGAFVNDQVSSVNFLYCHEDDAVGQATGRRMADAFNYLASQLISAREAYPSKSYQSLGLLPQLRRQATGPDAGGQVGEGLCMGGPERIIRALKGWEAVGVDRVNFLLNTLELIPQADVLASLRLFAREVMPALNGSKA
- a CDS encoding Zn-ribbon domain-containing OB-fold protein, whose translation is MAEYAKPLPEITAESRPFWEGCKRHQFLVQRCRACGARQHYPRGICAACWSDDIEWLPSSGRGTVYSFTVTYRTQARGFRDELPYVLAYVELEEGVQVLTNIVGGDPEKLVIGMPVRVVFEDVNADVSIPRFTPVG
- a CDS encoding acetoacetate decarboxylase family protein — protein: MPLYGELALAAVDGRLPELRDLDTDAWELPKAEILHIGWEVPDASRALLPRSMHPAIPAYVTAVVTRYPASPVGPFELAQVRLMARAGAHPRGYVLGAVATTDAAVTALRERWGFPARRGEVALRRYYDRVVGAVSVAGETILDVALRDPETISGGDVQYIHSVTLGRVDGRPTLVQVDPHYTFHKAERGRPAVGRFDAAAWNAGPITLEWPIAATVTTCDTDLPRIRFVMDPEIPVVRGTRRIR
- a CDS encoding branched-chain amino acid ABC transporter permease — encoded protein: MDIFVQQVVSGLSTGGIYGSLALALVMIYQATDVVNYAQGEMAMFSTYLAWTMINAGLPYWVAFFATLTVAFVGGLLIERVVIRPVERAPLLTIVIVCIGLLVILNSVAGWIYSYIQKPFPSPFPEKPIQIGNVFFGAHDIGALGVTLVVLLFLYVFFRYTTLGLAMRAAAQNPTSSRLCGIRVGWMLGVGWGLAALVGAVAGMMVAPVVFLDPNMMAGILIYAFASATLGGFTSPLGAVVGGLLVGVIENLVGTYVSFIGTELKLTVALAVILIVLVVKPSGLFGRVAVHRV
- a CDS encoding branched-chain amino acid ABC transporter permease, which translates into the protein MTGAGVRRAGVLAAVAVACALPLFVSNFRLFQFTQVGIYAIALLGLNVLTGFNGQISLGHGAFYALGAYTTAIMIDKWSVPYGWTIPVAGFLCLVVGFLFGIPALRLEGLYLALATFALALAIPQILKYFEHWTGGSQGIVLSKPKAPFGLKLSPDQWLYFVTLAVLLVLFWLGANLLRGRTGRAIVAIRDNPIAAQAMGVNNALYKSLTFGVSAAYTGVAGALSALAIAFVAPDAFNVFLSITLLVGIVIGGLASITGAVFGALFIQFVPNWAQDISKAAPWAIYGIFLILFMYAMPRGIAGSLRLAWVRLARARAGTGRAG
- a CDS encoding ABC transporter ATP-binding protein; protein product: MMALLEVEGLEAQYGWTKVLHGLAFAVEEGGITTILGANGAGKTTTLRAVCGMVKTAGEVRFDGHRIAGRATEDIVRLGIAHVPEGRGTFMQLTVEENLRLGAYARRGRGTLAGDLRRVFEYFPVLGERRGQIAGSLSGGEQQLLAVARALMLRPRLLLLDEPSLGLAPLVVREIFRIVRAINREERVAVLLVEQNAAMALDLADHAYLLETGRVVMSGPAGDLKKDDAIRRSYLGY
- a CDS encoding ABC transporter ATP-binding protein, encoding MPILTVRDLTLHFGGIVALESVSFDVDEGQIVGLIGPNGAGKTTLFNCLSRLYTPDRGEVRFEGRPLLAHAPHRIAELGIGRTFQNLALFPTLTVLQNVMIGVHARTRSDFLSNALRLPWVGREEAAIRAGAREVLAFLDLEAVADHPAAGLPFGTLKRVELARALAGGPKLLLADEPASGLNHEEVAALAKLLRAIRDARGVTVLLVEHHMGLVMQVSDNVVVLDFGRKIAEGPPAAVQKNPDVIRAYLGTEERARGGAA